Within Solea solea chromosome 1, fSolSol10.1, whole genome shotgun sequence, the genomic segment tgctctctgtgtgaggacatgaggacatgtacctgtgctctctgtgtgatgAGCTGTGAAGCGTTGAATTTTGCCACCACACTCTTCAGAACCTCGTTGACGATGGACGGGAGGACGCGCTCGTCATAGTCTTGTCCCAGATGCTGGTAGAGGAAAGGAAGGTTGGACGCCAGAGGACGAGACAAAACTCGCAATGTGAGGTTCACCATCTGAAGatctgagacacagacagagagtgagacacagagacagacagacaaacacagagacagacagcagagtgacacagagacagacagacagagagacacagacagagtgacaaagagacagacagacacagacagagagtgagacacagacagagagacacggagacagacagacagagtgacacagacagagagtgagacacagtgacagacacagagacagacagagagacacagacagacagagcgacAGAAAGAGAGACCGACAGACAGACCTTTGCTTCCTGTGAGTGAGGAGATTTTTCTGGGTCTGGCTCTGATGTCATAGATGATCGGATACTGGAACCAGGGAATCCTGAAGACCACGACAACATAGACCACCACAGTTATCACATTACACTTTATTattctgatgtttgtgtgtgagtatgtgtgcgtgtgtcctgCCTGAAGTGAAGTCCCTCAGCGAGTACCGTGTCCATCTGGATCCCACCAATCCTGTTGAAGACGATCGCCCTCTGACCTCCCTCCACtgtgcacgtacacacacacacacacacacacacacacacacacacacacacacacacacacacacacacacacacacacacacacacacacacacacacacacacacacacacacacacacacacacacacacacacacacacacacacagtgtttgagtTTTTATTCAGATTTCTTGGTTGACTAAACTAAAGCTGTCCCTTTGTGTAAATGTTCAAACAAGAGCATGACACATCAGGTCAACACCATCTTCTACATTCATACAGTACAAACAGTGACACAGCTACTGTAGTACAGCCAGTCATATCAGTGTCCTGTAGACCACAGTAGGTGCACAGAAACAAACTGATTAAGACATCAACTCAACTCTTTAGTCTTTAACCACTGCCACCGCAGAGGTCCAGACTGTTTTCTGACAACTCCACGTCAAAGATCACACTTCTTATTACTTTAATAACTCTTTGAATACGTGTCACTGTCACTCAGaggacatttcatttctttaaagaggccatagcatggtcctgtctcacttctatgtgagatatgacggtgtacttacaaacatgaagtcaaaAACGTCCTCGTCGCTACAAACGAGTCAATGTAAACGTCagtgacgctctcgtcagctctcgctgtttcagaccaaaaccacacccgcagaacacagactgttttgtgattggtcagttacctggaagtgacgtcattggcacgtcagctctcagacccgcagctccctCTCTGGAAAGCtgatgcaccgctagcaatgaTCAGAACATTGAGTAATGGCGTCGTCACAACCGCTCGCTGTAATCCAGAGTCTgagccagagtcagaagacactgtgacagtgaaagactgctgcaggacgcctggaGCTTGGATAATGTTGTGGTTATCggaagataaacacacatacatgcaaatgagcatgtagcttagcctgtagccgactATCGttaatgctaaacgacagaacaagcacacaaagaccaaagacagttttacggtttgtaaatattgtaatatatacatattgttttaggtgaagtttggtggtgtgtcctgctttatattgcccCAAGTTTGTGGAATAATCCTCCGTGAAGTGGTTGCTGCATACATGGAggtatttgggaaatgtagcaggaatattcccatcaaatatgaaagatatccaCTGAGCTTCTCTTTGCTCATTGGTgggagcttgtggagcgtcTGGTTTTGTTTATCACAAACACTCGCTGAaccttttttccacatgttctcaACCAACAACgagagttcttcttcttctacggttgaaagtacatcaccggatgtgcccggactctcgCGGCGTGATTGTTATGggcttttagggcttcatagacgaggtcatgacgcagataaaCACAAAAACGCACTTCGGGGCTATGGCATCTTTAAATGAAGGACGTGTTACAGACATTTTctgtaaatatggtcaaattctgctgtaacacaaataattagatCACTCAAATTAAACAAGTGACTTatttaaacatcattttaaatgtattttataattatatatttagtgtatttcaacaaatttaatataaataaatatgatgatgatcaatgcaacagccttttaaACCAGGAGCAGTCTTCACTGATACTTTATCATCATGTGACCAAATCAGAAATGTTATTATAGATAGAACACAGatataatatagatataatacagatataatatagatataacatagatataatatccatatgTTGACATATTTCAGACCACAGTACCTGTGTATGTGGCTTCCTTCAGTCCATAAGCCAGAGCTCCAGCACCAATCAGCAGTTTGATACCGATCCCTGTCCCACGAGGTCCAGAAGACATCCTACCTGCGATCTGTCgcagctgctgcaggaaacCCTGCAGAGGGacgaggaggacatgaggacaagaGGTGAGCGGAGCTGCTCTGTGGCCTTCAGCCTGGagctgttaccatggtgacagtTAACAACACCCTCAACTTTACAAGGACGTCAAGATAGAACACGTTAAAAAGGATCAGTGTGTGGGATTTAGCGACACCACATTTTCAGGTCATTATTtgtacacactgtgccttttgtcagatagactgtatgaaaagctgcaactgatgattattttcagaaaTCAATTCATCTCTCACTAGATTCTTAATTTGTCAAGCATTTgtgtgatcagtgtttgtcaaacctcaAAGTGATGAATGATGATTTTGTAATGACCAGACTGACGGTAaactttgtttagttttaacTAAACAAATTCAAATTATATTACTGGTTTGACACATTGCATAGTGTGTATGTTATGTCATGGACTTTAATAGTAAATTCGGCTTACATAACATCTACATAGAAGGATTATTTAGGTCGCTTAACATAAACTCATGTGCCTGTAGATTTAGCCTGTCAGCCACAGTGTACATTGGGGGTCCATGTTGTGTACATTCAAAGGCAGCGACCTGACACAGAGTTTTGCCGAATTATAGACAAGAGTCTATTggtgaaaagtgaaaaactaCAGGTGGCGCTCATGAGTTCATGAAGTTTATTACCAGCTTTAACTCAAGTCACAGTGACTGTCGCGTGTTAAACTGCACTTCCTGTAGCTTTACACCGCGCAACAAACTAAGAGCGGGGAAACTGCGTGACGTCATTCACCCGAgatgaaactgaaaaacaagcTTTCTACCTGCGGTATGTTaaaaagtgtgaaagtgaagaAGTGACTTACACCGGGATCTTTATTCGCCATGCTCGTCCTCTGTCTCTTCAAACACCGGGGTACAAGGTCACGGGTGATGACGCACTTCCTCCTGAGCGAGGGGCGACATGGGAAATGTAGGATTCGCCGACCTCGCGCGTTAGTGACGTGGAAGACGTTTAGACATGGGTTTATTGCCAATAAGATGAAATAACTATTTATTAAATGCACACaacatcatattatattatcttatattatattattttacattatattatatcatatcatattatattatattatattatattatatta encodes:
- the LOC131468222 gene encoding prohibitin-2-like isoform X1, with amino-acid sequence MANKDPGGFLQQLRQIAGRMSSGPRGTGIGIKLLIGAGALAYGLKEATYTAVHQLSREGAAGLRADVPMTSLPVEGGQRAIVFNRIGGIQMDTVLAEGLHFRIPWFQYPIIYDIRARPRKISSLTGSKDLQMVNLTLRVLSRPLASNLPFLYQHLGQDYDERVLPSIVNEVLKSVVAKFNASQLITQRAQVSLLIRRELYDRAKDFNIILDDVAITDLSFSREYTAAVEAKQVAQQEAQRAQFYVEKAKQDQRQKIIQAEGEAQAAKMLGEAVTKNPGYLKLRRIRAAQTIAKTVAQSQNKVYLNADSLVLNVQDCDKFNLSLAK
- the LOC131468222 gene encoding prohibitin-2-like isoform X2: MANKDPGGFLQQLRQIAGRMSSGPRGTGIGIKLLIGAGALAYGLKEATYTVEGGQRAIVFNRIGGIQMDTVLAEGLHFRIPWFQYPIIYDIRARPRKISSLTGSKDLQMVNLTLRVLSRPLASNLPFLYQHLGQDYDERVLPSIVNEVLKSVVAKFNASQLITQRAQVSLLIRRELYDRAKDFNIILDDVAITDLSFSREYTAAVEAKQVAQQEAQRAQFYVEKAKQDQRQKIIQAEGEAQAAKMLGEAVTKNPGYLKLRRIRAAQTIAKTVAQSQNKVYLNADSLVLNVQDCDKFNLSLAK